The Candidatus Thermoplasmatota archaeon genome includes a region encoding these proteins:
- a CDS encoding MFS transporter, translating into MNTPDEQRKTRIKRRIFAGISTNVLVLGIVSLLTDMSSEMIYPILPLFLTAIGATGLVIGLIEGASETTASMVKVISGWYSDRYRRRKPFILGGYATSTAVKPLLYLATAPWHVFGLRVAERVGKGIRSAPRDALIADSTDQAYWGRAFGFHKAMDSTGAVLGPILILPVLIAASTVTEGTYRLIFLLSTIPAFLAVVVIFAFVRDKEARSTRELGKFFKEMRHLGRPFYLLMAVVMVFYIGEISYAFFILRAYDEGFTIGAYSQTVSTTMLYILYNVVFVLVAIPAGDLSDKVGRKPVIAFSFSLFAITSALMASANTLWLLGLGFVMFGVYKGSSEGVFKAYVTDVAPSHLRGTALGAFHTSVGLVMLPGGIVAGLLWDSVGHWATFAYGLTTSLVALLLLIVLRVRKADITLT; encoded by the coding sequence ATGAACACGCCTGACGAACAGAGGAAGACGCGAATCAAAAGACGCATATTCGCAGGCATCTCGACCAATGTGCTTGTGCTCGGCATCGTGAGTCTGCTGACGGACATGAGCAGCGAGATGATCTATCCGATACTACCCCTCTTCCTCACGGCAATCGGCGCGACCGGGCTAGTGATCGGGCTTATCGAAGGAGCGTCTGAGACGACCGCCTCTATGGTCAAGGTCATCTCTGGCTGGTATTCAGACCGATACAGGCGCAGGAAGCCGTTCATCCTTGGGGGCTACGCCACGAGCACGGCCGTCAAGCCGCTGCTTTACCTCGCCACAGCACCTTGGCACGTCTTCGGCCTCAGGGTCGCAGAACGGGTGGGGAAAGGAATAAGGAGCGCCCCAAGAGACGCCCTCATTGCCGACTCGACGGACCAGGCGTATTGGGGGAGGGCTTTCGGGTTCCACAAGGCAATGGACTCGACGGGCGCTGTCCTGGGGCCTATTCTCATCCTGCCGGTCCTGATCGCCGCCAGCACGGTGACTGAGGGGACCTACAGGCTCATATTCCTCCTTTCCACCATACCTGCCTTCCTGGCGGTCGTCGTCATCTTCGCATTCGTGAGGGACAAGGAGGCCAGGTCGACCCGAGAGCTGGGGAAGTTCTTCAAGGAGATGAGGCACCTGGGACGGCCGTTCTATCTCCTGATGGCGGTGGTGATGGTGTTCTACATCGGGGAGATCAGCTACGCTTTCTTCATCCTCAGAGCGTACGACGAGGGTTTCACAATCGGCGCATATTCACAGACAGTGTCCACCACGATGCTGTACATCCTGTACAACGTGGTGTTCGTGCTGGTGGCCATTCCCGCAGGGGACCTCTCAGACAAGGTCGGCAGGAAACCCGTCATAGCCTTCTCGTTCAGCCTCTTCGCCATCACAAGCGCCCTAATGGCCTCCGCGAACACACTCTGGCTGCTCGGTCTCGGGTTCGTCATGTTCGGAGTCTACAAGGGCTCATCAGAGGGGGTGTTCAAGGCTTATGTGACTGACGTCGCCCCTAGCCACCTCAGGGGGACCGCTCTAGGTGCGTTCCACACATCCGTCGGCCTGGTGATGCTTCCTGGCGGCATCGTCGCCGGACTCCTTTGGGATTCGGTAGGCCACTGGGCGACATTCGCCTACGGCCTGACCACTTCCCTTGTCGCGCTCCTTCTGCTTATTGTCCTCCGAGTGAGGAAGGCTGACATCACCCTGACCTGA